One part of the Oceanihabitans sp. IOP_32 genome encodes these proteins:
- a CDS encoding DUF5606 domain-containing protein, protein MSLDKILAISGKPGLYQFITQARGAFIAESLLDKKRITVTAQQNISVLNDIAIYTLEEDMPLKEVLAKIKEKESGEKTSINPKDSKDKLEEYFFNVLPNYDEDRVYASDIKKVLQWYNILQEHDMLGLLDTEKEDAPSAQEDTK, encoded by the coding sequence ATGAGTTTAGATAAAATTTTAGCCATTTCGGGAAAACCAGGTTTGTATCAATTTATTACCCAAGCTAGAGGTGCTTTTATAGCAGAATCGTTGCTAGATAAAAAAAGAATAACGGTAACCGCCCAACAAAATATTAGTGTTTTAAACGACATAGCTATTTACACTTTAGAGGAAGATATGCCTTTAAAGGAGGTTTTAGCTAAAATTAAAGAAAAAGAAAGCGGAGAAAAAACGAGCATAAACCCTAAAGATAGCAAAGATAAATTAGAGGAATATTTCTTTAATGTTCTGCCAAATTACGATGAAGATAGGGTGTATGCTAGCGATATAAAAAAAGTACTGCAGTGGTACAATATTTTACAAGAGCACGATATGTTAGGACTATTGGATACTGAAAAAGAAGATGCTCCTAGTGCACAGGAAGATACCAAATAA
- the ruvX gene encoding Holliday junction resolvase RuvX, giving the protein MTRILAIDYGMKRTGIAVTDQLQIIASGLVTVNTKELIPFLKDYTSKEKVELFLVGEPKQMDNTASESEKLIQPFLKTLAQQFPSIPITRVDERFTSKMAFQTMIDSGLKKQQRKNKALIDEISATLILQSYLYAK; this is encoded by the coding sequence ATGACACGTATTTTAGCAATAGATTATGGTATGAAACGAACGGGAATCGCTGTAACAGACCAGTTGCAGATTATTGCCTCTGGCCTTGTTACAGTTAACACCAAAGAACTAATTCCGTTCTTGAAAGACTATACTTCTAAAGAAAAAGTAGAGCTTTTTTTAGTTGGAGAGCCCAAACAAATGGATAATACAGCTTCCGAGAGTGAAAAACTAATTCAACCATTCTTAAAAACTTTAGCGCAGCAGTTTCCATCAATCCCCATTACTAGGGTAGACGAGCGCTTTACTTCAAAAATGGCATTTCAAACCATGATTGATAGTGGTTTAAAAAAGCAACAACGAAAAAACAAAGCCCTTATCGACGAAATTAGCGCGACACTTATTTTACAAAGTTATTTATACGCCAAATAA
- the def gene encoding peptide deformylase, whose amino-acid sequence MILPVVAYGDPVLKKKGVDITKDYPNLDTLLENMFETMYNASGVGLAAPQIGLAIRLFLVDTEPFSEYEEFSEEERKELKEFKRVFINAKIIQEDGEEWAFNEGCLSIPDVREDVYRQPKITIEYLDENFEKHTEVFDGIIARVIQHEYDHIEGILFTDKLSSFKKRLLKGKLNNISKGNISVDYRMRFSDQKKRR is encoded by the coding sequence ATGATTTTACCAGTTGTAGCCTATGGTGACCCTGTTTTGAAAAAAAAAGGTGTCGATATTACAAAAGACTATCCTAATTTAGATACGCTTTTAGAAAACATGTTCGAAACCATGTATAATGCCTCTGGTGTGGGTTTGGCAGCACCGCAAATAGGATTAGCAATTCGTTTGTTTTTAGTAGATACAGAGCCTTTTTCGGAATATGAAGAGTTTTCTGAAGAAGAGAGAAAGGAGTTAAAGGAATTTAAACGTGTATTTATTAATGCGAAAATTATACAAGAGGACGGTGAAGAATGGGCTTTTAACGAAGGCTGTTTAAGTATTCCAGATGTTAGAGAAGATGTTTATAGACAGCCCAAAATAACTATAGAATACTTAGATGAAAACTTCGAAAAACATACGGAAGTGTTCGATGGTATAATCGCAAGAGTAATTCAGCACGAGTACGACCATATTGAAGGTATTTTGTTTACCGATAAGTTATCTAGTTTTAAAAAGCGCTTATTAAAAGGAAAACTAAATAATATTTCTAAAGGAAATATTAGTGTGGATTATCGTATGCGTTTTTCAGACCAAAAAAAGAGACGTTAA
- a CDS encoding 2,3,4,5-tetrahydropyridine-2,6-dicarboxylate N-succinyltransferase, whose protein sequence is MKALQKTIENAWDDRALLKDDKTTSAIREVIDLLDKGELRVAEPTANGWQVNEWVKKAVVLYFPIQNMETLEAGIFEYHDKIPLKRGYAEKGIRVVPNAVARHGAYISNGTILMPSYVNIGAYVDEGTMVDTWATVGSCAQIGKNVHLSGGVGIGGVLEPLQAAPVIIEDNAFIGSRCIVVEGVHVETEAVLGAGVVLTMSTKIIDVTGSEPIEYKGKVPARSVVIPGSYAKDFPSGSYNVPCALIIGKRKESTNKKTSLNDALREHNVAV, encoded by the coding sequence ATGAAAGCATTACAAAAAACCATAGAAAACGCTTGGGATGACAGAGCGCTTTTAAAAGATGATAAAACAACCTCGGCCATTAGAGAAGTTATAGACCTTTTAGATAAGGGTGAATTACGCGTTGCCGAACCTACGGCTAACGGATGGCAAGTTAACGAATGGGTAAAAAAGGCCGTAGTTTTATATTTTCCTATTCAAAACATGGAAACCTTAGAAGCTGGAATTTTTGAATACCACGATAAAATTCCTTTAAAAAGAGGCTATGCTGAAAAAGGAATACGGGTGGTACCAAATGCGGTCGCAAGACATGGCGCCTATATTTCTAATGGCACCATTTTAATGCCAAGTTATGTTAATATTGGTGCTTATGTTGATGAAGGCACGATGGTAGATACCTGGGCAACAGTGGGTAGCTGCGCGCAAATTGGTAAAAACGTTCATTTATCTGGCGGTGTAGGTATTGGTGGGGTTCTAGAACCTTTACAAGCCGCGCCAGTTATTATTGAAGATAATGCTTTTATTGGTAGTCGTTGTATTGTTGTTGAAGGTGTTCACGTCGAGACTGAAGCCGTATTAGGAGCCGGTGTTGTGTTAACTATGAGCACCAAAATTATTGATGTTACTGGTAGTGAACCTATAGAATATAAAGGGAAAGTGCCTGCTCGCAGTGTGGTGATTCCTGGTAGTTACGCAAAAGATTTTCCGTCGGGATCATACAACGTACCTTGTGCTTTAATAATTGGTAAGCGCAAAGAAAGTACCAATAAAAAAACATCTCTTAATGATGCCCTTCGCGAGCATAATGTTGCGGTTTAA